The sequence below is a genomic window from Bactrocera neohumeralis isolate Rockhampton chromosome 4, APGP_CSIRO_Bneo_wtdbg2-racon-allhic-juicebox.fasta_v2, whole genome shotgun sequence.
ATTCcgattattatattattgtatgtttttgtttaaaaatttgaataacttGATAACGGTGCGAAAGCAatttaaaaagattaatatttgatACTACAACCAAAAGGCGATATTcgaaaagaaaacataaaaaaaataattctcagctgattaaaaaagcaagaaaaacgttaacttcggctgcatcgaagctaatatacccttcacaggtgcatttctttcagtaactatgtgttcagtttgtatgaaagctatattctatagtaatccgatccgaacaattttttcggagattatattattaccttaagcagtaatctacgtcaaatgcgaaagttttccatacaagcccttgattccgatcgttcagtttgtatggcagctatatgttatagtgatccgatatcggcagttccgacaagtgagcagcttcttgaagagaaaataacgatTGCAAAATTcgaaaacgatatcttaaaaactgagggactagttcgtaaatatacagacagatggacacggctaaatcgactcagctcaacatactaatcatttgtatatatactttatagggtctccaatgCTTCCTtccgggtgttacaaacttcgtcgcAAACTTACTTTACCCTGCTCAgggtattattatatatactaaTTTCTAAtagatttgtatttttttgtcttGCAAagttactttttcaaaaaaagaaaatttaaagatttttttttgtgatttattttgaaatccatAATGAACCGTTGTTAGTCTACTTAAACTTGATTCATGGAAAGTTTTGCTCTGGTTACTTGTCGATTCTTCCTAAATCAAAACATGAAACCTGAATGctttcaaaaatacatataccgGTGAGTTTTACGTCTTTATCAACTCTTTTCCCTTCGCTTTTTAGTTAGATGCGTAGTGGCTTCTTCCCTTACAAAATCGTGAATTCTGCAGACCGGTTTCTAAAACATTGTGTTCAAGATTAGTGCAATTTAGGTAAGTAAAGTAAATGCAAGTGatgtttatttgaaataattatggATTATTTTTCGGAAGCCTGAAAAGAATGGTGTGGCAAATAATTAATGACTTTATTGAGTTAAAATAATTGCTCTATCCAGCAAAATAAATGTGCCAACTTTAACTCTTCTGAAAGTATATTTAATTCCATTATCGTATATTCGATTTGCATGTCCATTATACAACAAGAGGACACCAAAAAATGTAACTTACATAGTCAGTCATAACTACGTCATCAAAATCATTATTCAACAAATTCACAAGATTTCGAAATATATTTAGTCGAAAGTTGTATTTTCATTAAAGGAACGCCAATATTAAGCCCAGAATGCTCTGTTAGGGATATGTAGGCCCCATAGTGGGAAAAATCGATGCAACCTAGATTTCAAACCCTCCTCCCGCCACGATGAATTCTTGGTATATCTATCGATTCAAAACTATTTGAATTTTTGGCGTTAGCCTCACCCAGTATTTTCATGTTGAATTAAAACCCTGGGCCCGAATCGCGGCATTCGTCATCGAGCGAGCTATTGTATCGAAACAATTTTCGTGACATTTCGAGTAGCCGGACCGCCGCACTCGATACGAAGCGAATCTAAATTAGCTCACTGTAACAGCCCTGGCCTCTCTACAAATGGCATTTACGAAGTGTCAAATtgtgaaatcaaaacaaaagaaatcaaaacaaaaaaagttgttgaagccgtgctatattttttttataaaggtgAAATACTATTGTTTTTCTCAAAAGTGATGcatccaataatttttttatattcgtctTCGGAATCTGAGGAAGAAAACGTGCAGCAAGTCATAAGGAACCGAATGCGAGACAAAAACAATCCCTTGGCATTGCCGGAGGCAGCGTAAGGAATTAGAGTTGtgtacaaattaatttcaattgccTACATGTTTATATTTACAGCTTCAGGAAACGGTTCAGACtctctaaaagtgaatttaaCTACTTATTGGCTGAACTCAAATTTGAAGGGCATTTGTCAACCGCAGTGGCACCAATGATTCAACTGGGAGCGACTTTGTCCCTTTTGGCCAGTGTTGGCTACCAGCACTTGGTGGGAAATGACTTTTTGATAGGAATATGTCAAAGCactatttgcaaaataataaaaaatgtaatcagCGAAATGGAAACAAAGTTGTGCCcccaatttattaaattcgtGCCCGACATCTTTCGGAATGCACGAAATCGtttgttgaaaaatacaaaattcctGGAGGTAAGATTAGCGCTTTTATTTTGAGTAAAATGTAGTGCTTTTAAAGCTGAAGcatacttaacatatttaaatatatgtttattcatGCAGTTATTGGATGTATTGATGGCACGCTCTGTGGGCTGCAAAAACCAACAGTAAATGAGCACATGTTCTTCAACAGGAAaggatttattattatttgtatgtatatttatttatttttttttaaggctTCTAATTGTATTCGGTTAATTTGCAGTTCTATTGCTTTGACTTCCATACAAGCTTTGTGAGCGTCCTCTTTCATTTCCATCGACCTCTCCTTCAAAGCTATAAGCTTGTTTGGTTTTGCGCCTATACTCTGCTGGTAGCTTTCAAACGCGATCATGTTTTCTTTAATGAGGGCCAGCTTTTCATCGGCAGCATCCTGTTTGCTCCTCTTCGTAGCGATGCGACTAGTAGAGGGCTTCGGTGGAACGTCGTCTTCGCCACTGTATAAAAGCTCTGCCATAAGCTTTTCGAGAGACTCTTTTTCAGGGGTGGAGTTGCCAAAAGTTCTTACTTCTCCTAGGCCTTCTACCGCAACGTCCATGCCGGTAGCCTGAAGCAGTTGCTCCTCTGCTGTTGTTAGGTACTTTTCTTCGTAAGGACCACCACCAGTTCGCTGCTTCCACGCTTTGTTGAAAGACAACTTCTTTTTGACGTTGTGCTTTTGATCAGCAAATACCTAAGTGTATatgtacactcagtcctttttttacgcgacctctttttacgctatttaaCGCTGTTATTTTTGcagaatttctcactttaacgcgattgctttttttcgttttttgcttggtcttcaacttgcagcagaattggaaaattattttgtagcaaatgatactgatgccgaacgtgcatgaatttttcaaaaagaattgagtgtctgcatgttaagatataaagaactacatcggaatttattgggtccaaaaagaagcattcaaacaaaattaactgaatttatggagcaaactcagtcggagacgctaagtcaatcagaacgtcattccatagttcttactattgattctgatacaaattctagtgatatcagtgccggccatcaaaataagccgctaaaaataatttaaactacgattaatgacagtgattaaacagcattcaacgggtttttcaataaatattgtttttgttttgtattttttattttgttatgaatgaataaatcatgtctgaaatttgaaacttattgtattgtttttgaatatttttttgcgcgtatattttgttatacgcgatattttttatattcagttaatattggaaaactaaccatttttaggCGATTTTtcttttacgcgattagtggcagaaccgaaaatcgcgtaaaaaaaggaacggggtgtatatagaaaataacaTTTGTGTTAGTAAATTCGTTAAGACACTTATCAAAAGAAGAAATGCATGGAGATTTACGTACTTTCCGCCAAGACTTAGCATCTTTCATTGGTGGACCGGCCGCATTAAGCAGGACCGCCAAAGAGTCCTACAATTTATTGGCTGCAGCTTTGCCCTGACCACAATTCGGCAACATATTTTTTGCCACATCTTGATACCGAAGCATGTATTCggccattaattttttttgtctcatgttgattttattaacatttgtCCTAAAAAAggattatatttataaaatagtcAATAGCATAAACGTTAACttacattttatttgattttttctgaGTAGACTAACGACGTTTGAAATCTTTTGAACTAACGATTGCAAATTATCAATCGATTGACATTTCGTTAAGTTCGTTTGAATTACAACTCGTTATCGAATAACAGAATGTCAAATTTCGAACGAGTGTACTCGATAACGAGTGTCGCAATCCGAAAACTGGAAATTTCGAACAATTTTACTCGTTCACGAATGCCGCGATTCGGGCCCTGGTAAATATATACTAGCAatcgtttttaataaaattctatCAAgccttaaaaatttcaatatttccaaACAAGTTTTGAATGTGttcaaaatataagaaaataaccaccaggtttatttattattataatttagctgaagtattgaatttttatttattggacaTATTGGAAAACATAGCCTatcattaaaaactaaaaaggaGAAAGACTATCTAAACAATATGTATCTAAGAGAAAACctctaaaaatattcaaattttttttttcggccGAACACCATTCATCAcccattttgtgtttttttttaataatcaaattaaataatagtaaattACAATTCATTGTACCCAACTAAGCCAATTAGGCAATGTAATCAAATActaattatgttaataattcaACTGATAAAAAACCGCTGTCTTGATATACCGATAATTTCCTAACACGTAAATTTTATGGTGTAGTCAAAGGGTGTAAGGGTCAAACCACaaccattcttcttcttcttaattggcgtagacaccgcttacgcgattatagccgagttaacaacagagcgccagtcgtttcttcttttcgctacgtggcgccaaatgGATATTCCaggcgaagccaggtccttctcgaCTTGGTCCTtgtaacggagtggaggtcttcctcttctcctgcttcccccggcgggtactgcgtcgaatactttcagagcgggagtgttttcgtccatccggacaacatgacctagccagcgtagccgctatcttttaattcgctgaactatgtatgtcaatgtcgtcgtatatctcgtacagctcatcgttccatcgaatgcgatattcgccgtggccaacgcgcaaaggaaactcgaaaactcgtaacgtcgactcatcggttactgtcatcgtccaagcctctgcaccatatagcaggacgggaattatgatcgacttatagagtttggcttttgttcgtcgagagaggactttacttttcaattgcctactcagtccgaagtagcacctgttggcaagagttatcctgccttggatttccaggctgactttgttggtggtgtttatgctggttcccaaatattcGAAACTACtcacaacttcaaagttatgactgtcaacagtgacgtgagtgccaagtcgcgagtgcgagtGCGAAGTTTCgttttgccttcgttcactgccagacccattttctgtgcttccttgtctagcctggagaaagcagaactaacggcgcgggtgttgaggccgatgatatcaatatcatcggcatacgccagcagctgtacactcttataaaagattgtacctgctcgattaagttctgcagctcgaattattttctccagcagcagatcgAAGAAGTcgacttgtctgaaacctcgtttggtatcgaacggctcagagaggtccttcccgatcctgacggagcttttcgggttgctcaacgtcagcttacacagccgtattagttttacggggataccaaattcagacatcgcggaatAAAGGGAACTCCTTtccgtgctgtcgaaagcagctttgaaatcgacgaagaggtggtgtgtatcgattctcctttcacgggtcttttccaagatttggcacatggtgaatatctggtcggttgttgatttgccaggtctaaaaccacactgataaggttcaatcagtttgttgacggtgggctttaatctctcacacaatacgctcgatagaaccttatatgggatgttgaggaggctaatcccacggtagttggcgcagattgtggggtctcctttttaatggatggggcagagcacacttaaattccaatcgttgtgcatgctttcgtccgaccatattttacaaagaagccgatgcgtgcttcttatcagttcatcgccgccgtgtttgcatagctcggccggtaatccatcggcccccgccgctttgttgttcttcaagcgggtaattgctgttcgaacttcttcatggtcgggcaatggaacgtctactccatcgtcatccattggggaatcgggttcgccttctattggcgttgtgcattcactgctattcagcaggctggagaagtgttccctccataatttaagtatactctgggcatcggtgactagatcacatttgggggttctacaagagtatgctccgcatgccgcattttttcgtagaattttcgagccttactcctgtcggccagcttatgaagctcttcgtactcacgaattttggcctctttctttttctgtctgaaaatgcgtctcacttccctcttcaaaccaatggtttcggttgttgctgtacgtaaggagtaaattgtttttgaaaatataaattcatgGTAGATTGAAACACAtacgaaacgaaaaacaaatattaaaagaaaaataatttccgGTCAAACCAAAGTTGGGAAAAGGAATATTAATCGATTATGTTGATTTTCGGCAAAACTACGAGccctatagaaaaaagttatatggcaaTATTGTTGGTAATGaaaggatatatgtatatcttttgcAGACTTTTT
It includes:
- the LOC126754639 gene encoding uncharacterized protein LOC126754639: MHPIIFLYSSSESEEENVQQVIRNRMRDKNNPLALPEAAFRKRFRLSKSEFNYLLAELKFEGHLSTAVAPMIQLGATLSLLASVGYQHLVGNDFLIGICQSTICKIIKNVISEMETKLCPQFIKFVPDIFRNARNRLLKNTKFLELLDVLMARSVGCKNQQ